Proteins co-encoded in one Candidatus Nomurabacteria bacterium genomic window:
- the lepA gene encoding elongation factor 4 — MQIRNFSIIAHIDHGKSTLADRMLEVTNTVEARKMKEQVLDSMDLERERGITIKMQPVRMRYQHEGTEYEFNLIDTPGHIDFSYEVSRALKAVEGVLLLVDSTQGVQAQTLTTLQMAKDQGLTIIPVLTKTDVPHSNPEEVGDEVMRLLGCERDDILLVSGKTGDGVPALLEAICLRIPPPAPSKLDDYRGLIFDFAYSNHRGIIVYMRVFDGEVKKGDVLKFAASKRSFTALEVGIVTPEEVPVDSLNAGEIGYIVTGIKEPGVAGVGDTLMKEKAAVPALSGYQQAHPVVWSSIFPENQDEFTQLRQALDRLQLSDSSLSYEEESSGVLGRGFRCGFLGMLHMEIITERLQREFNIDIIITSPSISYEVTWADGKIENIYAANRFPEWGEKVSVREPWILGQIILPGDYIGNVMTLLYEHEASVIDTELFSDGRTLLAIEMPLRELMRGFFDRLKNASSGYASLSYEIAELRPATVTKLDVLVAEEEVPAFSRVVGIVRAETDAKAVTEKLYTTLPKQQFVVKIQAKVMGKIIATKKISALRKDVTGHLYGGDITRKMKLREKQKKGKAKALARGKVHIPPEVFMKMMKGDN; from the coding sequence ATGCAGATTCGAAATTTTAGTATTATTGCGCACATCGACCACGGTAAATCTACCTTGGCTGACCGTATGCTTGAAGTAACCAACACAGTGGAGGCACGTAAAATGAAAGAACAGGTGCTTGACTCTATGGATCTTGAGCGCGAGCGTGGAATTACCATCAAGATGCAGCCAGTGCGGATGCGGTACCAGCACGAGGGCACCGAATATGAATTCAACCTCATCGATACGCCGGGGCATATCGACTTTTCCTACGAGGTATCACGTGCGCTAAAGGCAGTGGAAGGGGTGCTTCTCTTGGTAGATAGTACACAGGGTGTGCAAGCTCAGACACTGACAACACTTCAGATGGCAAAGGATCAAGGGCTCACAATCATTCCTGTGCTCACTAAAACTGACGTCCCTCACTCCAATCCCGAAGAGGTGGGTGATGAAGTGATGCGACTACTTGGGTGTGAGCGCGACGATATTCTTTTGGTGTCAGGTAAGACGGGAGATGGGGTGCCGGCGCTCCTTGAGGCTATTTGTCTACGGATTCCGCCGCCGGCACCCAGCAAGCTCGATGACTATCGAGGACTTATTTTCGATTTTGCGTACTCAAATCATCGCGGGATTATTGTCTATATGCGCGTGTTTGATGGCGAGGTGAAGAAGGGCGATGTGCTCAAGTTTGCTGCGAGCAAGCGAAGTTTTACAGCGCTTGAGGTGGGAATCGTCACACCAGAAGAGGTGCCGGTGGATAGTCTCAATGCGGGCGAGATTGGCTATATCGTCACTGGTATTAAAGAGCCAGGTGTGGCCGGCGTTGGTGATACTCTCATGAAAGAGAAGGCCGCTGTGCCAGCGCTCTCAGGATATCAACAAGCACACCCGGTAGTGTGGTCTTCAATTTTTCCAGAGAACCAAGATGAATTCACACAGCTTCGCCAGGCACTTGATAGACTCCAGCTCTCAGATTCTTCGCTCTCATACGAAGAAGAATCTTCCGGTGTCTTGGGCCGCGGTTTTCGCTGCGGTTTTCTGGGGATGCTGCACATGGAGATAATTACTGAACGGCTCCAGCGAGAATTTAATATTGATATTATTATTACCTCGCCATCGATTTCATATGAAGTGACGTGGGCAGATGGTAAGATTGAAAATATCTATGCTGCCAACCGTTTTCCAGAGTGGGGTGAAAAGGTGTCAGTTCGAGAGCCTTGGATTCTTGGTCAGATTATCCTTCCGGGTGATTATATTGGCAACGTGATGACACTTTTGTATGAACATGAGGCAAGTGTGATTGATACGGAGCTGTTCAGTGACGGGCGTACGCTACTCGCAATTGAAATGCCGCTACGTGAGCTCATGCGCGGTTTCTTTGATCGGCTGAAGAATGCGAGTAGCGGATACGCATCACTGTCGTATGAGATTGCTGAGCTTCGTCCGGCGACGGTAACCAAACTTGATGTGCTTGTAGCCGAAGAAGAAGTTCCTGCCTTTTCTCGTGTCGTGGGTATCGTGCGAGCTGAGACTGACGCTAAGGCAGTGACTGAGAAATTATATACGACACTACCAAAGCAACAATTTGTGGTAAAAATTCAAGCAAAAGTGATGGGAAAGATTATTGCCACCAAGAAGATTTCAGCACTCCGCAAAGATGTGACTGGCCATCTCTACGGTGGAGATATCACTCGAAAAATGAAGTTGCGTGAAAAGCAGAAAAAAGGGAAAGCAAAGGCGCTCGCGCGTGGGAAGGTGCATATTCCGCCAGAAGTTTTTATGAAAATGATGAAGGGAGACAACTAA
- a CDS encoding septum formation initiator family protein, whose product MFDFHQKRKLRAVINSPFTQAVLLALVFMIAWSAYVRFDIAMEMRDRRVQAELQAAALEARKTELEKQVKYLSSERGIEAEMRRQFDVALPGEQVVVIVEEQDSGSEVLPLSTSTPEESSVRHWYQFWR is encoded by the coding sequence ATGTTTGATTTTCACCAAAAGCGTAAACTTCGGGCGGTAATAAATTCACCCTTCACCCAAGCTGTACTTTTGGCATTGGTGTTCATGATCGCTTGGAGCGCGTATGTACGATTTGATATCGCGATGGAAATGCGTGATCGCCGAGTACAGGCGGAGTTGCAAGCTGCAGCGCTTGAGGCACGTAAAACAGAGCTCGAAAAACAGGTAAAGTATCTTTCGAGCGAGCGTGGTATTGAAGCGGAAATGCGCCGACAGTTTGATGTGGCTTTGCCTGGTGAGCAGGTGGTGGTTATTGTCGAAGAGCAAGATAGCGGGTCTGAGGTGTTGCCGCTTTCTACTTCAACTCCAGAAGAATCGTCTGTGCGGCACTGGTACCAGTTTTGGCGGTAA
- a CDS encoding glutaredoxin family protein has product MDKPAVTIYSTPVCHFCHAAKEFFAENNVTYTEHDVAGDAEKRQEMIDMTGQMGVPVIRIGDDVIIGFDEPKLKELLSL; this is encoded by the coding sequence ATGGATAAGCCAGCAGTAACAATCTACAGCACGCCAGTATGTCACTTTTGTCATGCTGCTAAAGAGTTTTTTGCCGAAAACAATGTCACATATACTGAGCATGATGTGGCCGGTGACGCAGAAAAGCGTCAAGAAATGATCGACATGACTGGCCAAATGGGCGTGCCAGTAATCCGCATCGGTGATGACGTAATTATTGGCTTTGATGAGCCAAAGCTAAAAGAACTGCTCTCACTCTAG
- a CDS encoding CPBP family intramembrane metalloprotease, producing the protein MSGTATKELIRFFSISFFFATAVTIAMYAFELPAEALVLVMGSVFFSAIVCEKIDGVSVAKNILSQFTTVRWVKIVKSYAFFAVLFLCIQIMCIMLLSFVSPAFGTLVTSDVAFQQLNAQVGFGYSQTMSLVQAAFGSVLMAIILGATISGAFAFLEEYAWRGYVYQKTAELSYFKQDMIIGVLWGLWHAPAIMLLGLNYPDNRLEGVILMVIFTTVVSFVFNAMRRSSGSVVLSAMGHGFINAAGAQILFFAGQPDGLLGPVTGLSGIMAFLITYAVMRFGAVTARTT; encoded by the coding sequence ATGAGTGGCACCGCTACAAAAGAATTGATTCGCTTTTTTTCTATTTCGTTTTTCTTTGCAACGGCCGTAACGATTGCAATGTATGCGTTTGAATTACCTGCCGAGGCGTTAGTGCTAGTTATGGGATCAGTTTTCTTTTCAGCAATTGTATGTGAAAAAATTGATGGTGTTTCGGTCGCAAAAAATATTCTCAGTCAGTTTACGACTGTCCGTTGGGTAAAAATAGTAAAATCATACGCATTTTTTGCCGTACTCTTTTTGTGTATACAAATCATGTGCATTATGTTGCTGTCCTTTGTCTCACCAGCATTCGGGACTTTGGTTACGAGCGATGTTGCATTTCAGCAGTTGAATGCGCAGGTTGGCTTTGGCTATAGCCAGACGATGTCGCTCGTTCAAGCCGCGTTTGGCAGCGTGCTCATGGCAATTATTTTGGGCGCTACGATTAGTGGTGCTTTTGCTTTTTTAGAAGAGTATGCGTGGAGAGGGTATGTATATCAAAAAACTGCTGAGCTCAGCTACTTTAAACAAGATATGATAATTGGAGTATTGTGGGGCTTGTGGCATGCTCCAGCGATTATGCTGCTTGGCCTCAATTATCCAGACAATCGTTTGGAAGGAGTTATACTTATGGTTATTTTTACAACGGTAGTATCGTTTGTATTTAATGCGATGAGGCGCAGTTCTGGGTCTGTCGTGTTGAGTGCAATGGGGCACGGTTTCATAAATGCTGCTGGTGCACAAATACTCTTCTTTGCAGGTCAGCCTGATGGGCTACTTGGTCCGGTAACGGGACTGAGTGGTATAATGGCTTTTCTTATTACCTACGCAGTAATGCGTTTTGGTGCTGTTACAGCGCGAACTACCTAG
- a CDS encoding metal ABC transporter permease, giving the protein MELLTYTFVQYAFLGGIGMAILAGILGPFVVQSRQSIASDMFAHVALAGIGGALLVGVSPWWGALPTLILVSTLIWWLLDSDSYSPDALAMFFLSGGLALALAFVHIAKDTAFSFENYLFGSILTLTTSDLIAILCATIFVVGAVWHFWYPLLGATQSPRYVIPFKRTPQLVSLLYFWILAIAVWVGIKTIGGLLIGALLVIPVLSARNWVTSFKGLVFTSIGVSVVSVTIGLATALYVDVPTSSLIIAVLIAVFILQSIVYTKTR; this is encoded by the coding sequence ATGGAACTACTCACATACACATTTGTACAATATGCATTCCTTGGCGGTATTGGTATGGCCATCTTAGCCGGTATCCTCGGTCCATTTGTCGTGCAAAGTAGACAATCAATCGCCTCAGATATGTTTGCTCATGTCGCTTTGGCGGGTATTGGGGGTGCACTACTCGTGGGAGTAAGTCCGTGGTGGGGAGCCCTTCCAACACTTATTTTAGTCAGCACGCTAATCTGGTGGTTGCTTGACTCAGACTCATACAGTCCCGACGCGCTTGCCATGTTTTTCTTAAGCGGTGGTCTGGCTCTTGCATTAGCCTTTGTGCACATTGCTAAAGATACAGCCTTTTCTTTTGAAAATTACCTGTTTGGAAGTATTCTAACACTCACGACGAGCGACCTCATAGCTATTCTTTGTGCTACCATATTTGTCGTTGGTGCTGTGTGGCACTTTTGGTACCCGCTCCTTGGCGCAACCCAAAGCCCGCGGTACGTTATCCCGTTTAAGCGCACTCCCCAACTCGTCTCGTTGCTATACTTTTGGATTTTAGCAATTGCTGTCTGGGTAGGAATCAAAACGATTGGAGGTCTGCTGATCGGCGCACTGCTCGTTATTCCAGTACTCAGCGCACGAAACTGGGTGACCTCATTTAAAGGATTGGTGTTCACATCAATCGGAGTCTCAGTAGTATCTGTGACAATTGGCCTTGCAACGGCGCTCTATGTTGACGTACCTACGAGCAGTCTTATTATTGCTGTATTAATTGCTGTCTTTATTCTTCAGTCAATTGTGTACACAAAGACTAGGTAG
- a CDS encoding metal ABC transporter ATP-binding protein, with translation MTNAIISLKNVNKTIGGKQLLVDITFDIREQSLVSLIGPNGAGKTTLVKIILGLDPHYTGTVHIRKNTQIQYIPQLSATDQYQLPLSVYEYLRIGTTPLYSQRKSFTATDYEEALTHVGVSLGTLHQSYLGLSGGERQRVAIARALLSNPNILVLDEPLAAVDYVSRGGLYELIRHLQQDHHMTVLLVSHDIESVLPLSDRVLCLNKTLRTDCHQTTLSPIEEPPQVIHHHCSSSNPPKPRNSLH, from the coding sequence ATGACTAACGCCATCATCAGCCTCAAGAATGTCAACAAAACAATTGGCGGCAAGCAGCTTTTGGTTGATATTACCTTTGATATCAGAGAGCAATCGCTTGTCTCTTTAATTGGACCTAACGGAGCCGGTAAAACCACTTTGGTTAAAATCATCCTTGGTCTTGACCCGCATTACACTGGCACCGTGCACATTCGGAAAAACACCCAAATTCAATACATTCCACAACTCTCAGCAACAGACCAATACCAGCTGCCCCTATCGGTATACGAATACCTTCGGATTGGCACCACCCCACTCTACAGCCAGCGCAAATCGTTCACAGCAACCGACTACGAGGAAGCACTTACCCACGTAGGCGTATCACTTGGTACGTTACACCAGTCTTACCTAGGTTTATCTGGCGGTGAACGTCAGCGTGTCGCAATCGCTAGAGCGTTACTCAGTAATCCAAACATTCTCGTTTTGGACGAGCCGCTGGCTGCGGTAGATTATGTTTCCCGTGGTGGCTTATACGAACTTATTAGACACCTGCAACAAGACCATCACATGACAGTCCTCTTGGTCTCGCATGACATTGAGAGCGTGTTGCCACTCAGTGATCGCGTTTTATGCCTCAACAAAACCCTACGCACTGACTGCCACCAAACGACCCTTTCCCCAATAGAAGAACCACCACAGGTCATTCATCATCACTGCTCGTCCAGCAACCCACCCAAGCCTCGTAATTCACTCCACTAA
- a CDS encoding zinc ABC transporter substrate-binding protein: MKYLFGIIIIFLFFAGIWYATSNTKMPEGESARTDVMHAEDISIVTSFYPLEFALTRIVGDVGTVTNIGAGSDPHNFEPTTKDMVAMQRADVVVLQGAEFEPWSDSTIDRLEADGVPVIIATDTIELHEGGHNHEDEGHEEAETEHENEHEEEVHEDEHHHGAYDPHTWLDPILFSQTVTYLTERISVIDPGNAATYQENAAILQSELAALNNEYENRLADCALTEVITSHDAFGYLAERYHFEVHSIAGLSTQDTPSVTTMAELKEEAAEGIDAILLEENSVAAYGETLARETGLQTLTINPIAYIVPTGHNYLTLMRSNLTAFATALQCHD, encoded by the coding sequence ATGAAGTACTTATTCGGAATCATTATTATCTTTCTTTTCTTTGCTGGAATCTGGTACGCAACTTCAAACACCAAAATGCCCGAAGGCGAATCTGCCCGTACTGATGTAATGCACGCTGAGGACATTTCAATTGTCACCTCCTTCTACCCGCTCGAATTTGCACTTACGCGTATTGTAGGTGATGTAGGGACCGTCACCAATATTGGCGCTGGTAGCGACCCTCACAATTTTGAACCAACTACCAAAGACATGGTCGCTATGCAGCGAGCAGATGTTGTAGTGCTACAAGGTGCGGAATTTGAACCCTGGAGTGACAGCACCATCGACCGACTAGAAGCCGACGGCGTACCAGTCATTATCGCGACAGACACAATCGAACTCCACGAGGGCGGCCATAATCACGAGGACGAAGGTCACGAAGAAGCGGAAACGGAGCATGAAAATGAACACGAGGAGGAAGTACACGAGGACGAGCACCACCATGGTGCGTATGATCCACACACCTGGCTTGATCCCATTCTTTTCAGCCAGACTGTTACCTATCTTACAGAAAGAATATCTGTTATTGATCCCGGCAATGCAGCCACCTACCAAGAAAACGCAGCAATCCTGCAGTCAGAACTAGCCGCACTTAACAACGAATATGAAAACAGACTTGCCGATTGTGCACTGACTGAAGTAATCACCTCTCATGACGCTTTTGGCTACCTAGCTGAGCGATATCATTTTGAAGTACATTCAATTGCGGGGCTCTCTACTCAAGACACCCCATCAGTCACTACCATGGCTGAGCTTAAAGAAGAAGCAGCAGAAGGAATCGACGCTATTCTCCTAGAAGAAAACAGCGTAGCAGCATACGGAGAAACACTGGCTCGAGAAACTGGTTTACAGACACTTACCATAAATCCGATTGCGTATATTGTTCCCACAGGGCACAATTACCTAACGCTCATGCGAAGCAATCTTACCGCCTTCGCAACAGCGCTTCAGTGTCATGACTAA
- a CDS encoding transcriptional repressor: MKIRLTKKRQVILDVLKEQHTALSAAEIHALVPDIDLATVYRSLDYFASVKVIKKLQLGSQETRFEFQHEPHHHAVCTECQRVIHFTAPDEKIKKLLGVKDFKVDELEVTVRGICNHVVT; the protein is encoded by the coding sequence ATGAAAATTCGACTAACTAAAAAACGTCAAGTCATTCTCGACGTATTAAAAGAACAACACACGGCACTTTCTGCTGCAGAAATCCACGCGCTGGTCCCGGATATTGATTTGGCTACTGTATATAGGAGCCTCGATTATTTTGCGAGTGTGAAGGTCATCAAAAAACTGCAGCTTGGATCGCAAGAAACACGCTTCGAGTTTCAGCATGAGCCACACCATCATGCTGTGTGTACAGAATGTCAACGGGTGATTCATTTCACTGCTCCAGATGAGAAAATTAAAAAACTACTCGGAGTGAAGGACTTTAAGGTTGATGAACTGGAGGTAACGGTGCGGGGAATCTGTAATCACGTAGTTACATAG
- a CDS encoding Hsp20/alpha crystallin family protein, with protein MKKPSFLERLTGGQPDEYDRILDEEHEFGEDDDLAVEEDYQEEEEAWDDHNESGSPQEGELPVDMYQTDDAIVIRALVAGVSPAELDISITRDMVTIRGLREEYQEAHDDNYFHRELFWGSFSRTLLLPEEVAIDEAEAQEKHGLLEIKLPKLDKHRSTQLKVRTNAGHK; from the coding sequence ATGAAAAAACCTTCATTTCTAGAACGTCTCACCGGTGGTCAACCGGACGAATACGACCGCATTCTCGACGAGGAGCATGAATTTGGTGAAGATGACGATCTTGCTGTAGAGGAAGACTATCAAGAAGAGGAAGAGGCTTGGGATGACCACAACGAATCAGGGAGCCCGCAAGAAGGTGAGCTTCCAGTGGATATGTACCAGACCGATGATGCAATCGTCATTCGTGCACTTGTCGCAGGAGTAAGCCCGGCAGAACTCGACATCTCTATTACACGTGACATGGTAACTATTCGTGGTCTTCGAGAAGAATACCAAGAAGCCCACGACGACAACTACTTCCACCGCGAACTTTTCTGGGGCAGCTTCTCTCGCACTCTTCTCTTACCGGAAGAAGTAGCTATCGACGAAGCTGAAGCACAGGAAAAGCATGGATTGCTTGAGATTAAGCTACCAAAGCTCGATAAGCACCGCAGTACGCAACTCAAAGTACGCACCAACGCTGGACATAAATAA
- a CDS encoding PrsW family intramembrane metalloprotease gives MESTYFAIAFLSGLIPALFWVWFWLREDSKKPEPYFLIAISFIAGMAVVPMALPLQKLAIDLYSGTHIIVVWVIVEELLKYAVALAIIFWNKEVDEPIDMVIYMIVLALGFAALENALFIFNPLVLGEYMDSVITGGFRFLGATLLHVLASGTVGIALALAYYKSRGIQVVAGTVGLFIAIVLHALFNFFIMDASGETILTVFLFVWMGIILLFLLFEKIKILEQKHNLQQAS, from the coding sequence ATGGAATCCACGTACTTTGCCATTGCCTTTCTCTCAGGACTCATTCCGGCTCTCTTTTGGGTCTGGTTTTGGTTGCGTGAAGACAGCAAAAAACCAGAACCGTACTTCCTGATTGCAATTTCTTTTATCGCCGGCATGGCAGTCGTTCCTATGGCGCTCCCCCTGCAAAAACTCGCCATCGATCTTTACTCAGGCACCCACATCATCGTGGTATGGGTCATCGTGGAAGAGCTGCTCAAATATGCAGTGGCCCTCGCAATTATTTTTTGGAATAAAGAAGTCGACGAGCCAATCGACATGGTCATTTACATGATTGTGCTGGCCTTAGGCTTTGCCGCCCTGGAAAACGCACTCTTCATTTTCAATCCACTCGTACTGGGTGAGTACATGGATTCAGTTATTACCGGTGGCTTTCGTTTTTTAGGTGCCACCCTGCTCCATGTGCTCGCTTCTGGCACTGTTGGGATTGCGCTTGCACTCGCATACTATAAGTCTCGTGGTATTCAAGTAGTCGCTGGCACCGTAGGGTTGTTCATTGCTATTGTATTGCATGCCTTATTTAACTTTTTTATAATGGATGCAAGCGGAGAGACTATTCTTACCGTCTTTCTCTTTGTCTGGATGGGCATCATCCTCCTGTTTCTTCTTTTTGAAAAAATCAAAATCCTTGAACAAAAGCATAATCTTCAACAAGCATCATGA
- a CDS encoding valine--tRNA ligase codes for MEEKNTPQIPEIFLSPYDHTKHEKETYAQWESSGYFNPDNCVKDGIATADADTYSIIMPPPNANGRLHAGHGTDMTLKDILIRFNRMRGKRTLLLPGSDHAGFETQGVFEKKLQKEGRSRFGMERDELYNEIYDFVMQNKGVMEEDLRSLGVSCDWSRNTFTLQPDVVERVQKTFVKMYEDGLIYRGKRCIHWNPKFKTSLSDIETMFEDRKDKFYYFQYGPFVIGTARPETKFSDKYIVVHPDDPRYAQYEHLQEFELEWINGPTKATLLKDEVADMEKGSGAMTITPWHSQVDFELAQKYNLPLEQIIDWDGKLLPVAGEFAGMKIEAARPLIVEKLKEKGLLVEIDENYTHAVRLCERTGVVVEPQVKDQWFVKMDTLAKMTLDALDAKKFNILTERHEKIFRHWMSNPQDWNISRQIVWGMRIPAWFKGEEVKVQMDSPGEGWEQDPDTFDTWFSSGQWPLVTLGYPEKDDFKTYYPTNVMETGADLVFKWVPRMLMFGLYLTEETPFKDVYFHGMVLDKHGKKMSKSKGNVLSPIDLGDQFGTDATRMAFVVANPPGSDMPLSEDKVRAYKKFSNKVWNITRFILTSCSDYDASQEPALSERDSEILANLDEVVAGVTADIEGYKMYLAAENIYHYIWHELADKVLEESKEIINGDDAAAKQARQYVLMTALTSSLKMLHPFMPFVTEAIWQNLPETAKDRDLLMVAKWPGK; via the coding sequence ATGGAGGAAAAGAACACACCACAAATTCCGGAGATTTTTTTGTCTCCGTACGATCATACTAAACACGAGAAGGAGACCTATGCGCAGTGGGAGTCTTCAGGCTATTTCAATCCTGACAACTGCGTGAAAGACGGGATTGCGACCGCCGACGCAGACACCTACAGCATCATCATGCCACCACCAAACGCCAACGGCCGCCTCCATGCCGGTCACGGTACCGACATGACATTGAAGGATATTCTCATCCGCTTCAATCGCATGCGTGGCAAGCGTACCCTCCTCCTCCCCGGCTCAGACCACGCCGGTTTTGAAACCCAAGGGGTATTTGAAAAGAAGCTCCAAAAAGAAGGTCGCTCACGCTTCGGTATGGAGCGCGACGAGCTCTATAACGAAATCTACGATTTCGTTATGCAAAACAAAGGTGTCATGGAAGAAGACCTACGCTCACTTGGTGTGTCATGCGACTGGTCTCGCAACACCTTTACCCTCCAGCCTGATGTCGTTGAGCGCGTGCAGAAGACCTTCGTCAAAATGTATGAGGATGGACTCATTTACCGCGGCAAGCGCTGTATTCATTGGAATCCAAAATTCAAAACTTCCCTCTCAGATATTGAGACCATGTTTGAAGACCGTAAGGATAAATTCTACTACTTCCAGTACGGACCGTTCGTCATTGGTACCGCTCGCCCTGAAACAAAGTTTAGCGATAAATACATTGTGGTACACCCTGACGACCCTCGCTACGCACAGTATGAACACCTTCAAGAATTCGAACTTGAGTGGATTAACGGACCAACCAAAGCCACTCTCCTTAAAGATGAAGTAGCCGACATGGAAAAGGGCTCAGGTGCCATGACTATCACCCCATGGCACAGCCAAGTCGACTTTGAACTTGCGCAAAAGTACAATCTCCCGCTTGAACAAATCATCGACTGGGATGGCAAACTGCTCCCGGTAGCTGGTGAATTTGCCGGCATGAAGATTGAAGCTGCTCGCCCACTGATTGTTGAGAAACTCAAAGAAAAAGGTCTCCTAGTCGAAATCGACGAAAACTACACGCACGCCGTACGCCTCTGTGAGCGCACTGGTGTGGTGGTAGAACCACAAGTGAAAGACCAGTGGTTTGTGAAAATGGATACTCTGGCTAAGATGACTCTCGACGCGCTTGATGCCAAGAAATTCAATATTCTTACGGAACGTCACGAAAAGATTTTCCGTCACTGGATGAGCAACCCACAAGACTGGAACATTTCTCGTCAGATTGTATGGGGCATGCGTATTCCAGCTTGGTTTAAGGGCGAAGAAGTAAAAGTACAAATGGACTCCCCGGGCGAAGGATGGGAACAAGATCCAGATACCTTTGATACGTGGTTTAGTAGTGGCCAGTGGCCACTCGTGACTCTTGGATACCCAGAAAAAGACGACTTCAAAACCTACTACCCAACTAATGTCATGGAAACTGGTGCTGACTTGGTATTTAAGTGGGTACCACGCATGCTGATGTTCGGCCTCTATCTCACCGAAGAGACTCCATTTAAAGACGTCTACTTCCACGGCATGGTGCTCGACAAGCACGGCAAGAAGATGAGCAAGAGCAAAGGTAACGTCCTCTCACCAATTGACCTTGGCGACCAGTTTGGTACCGACGCCACCCGCATGGCGTTTGTGGTAGCCAATCCACCAGGCAGCGACATGCCTCTCTCAGAAGACAAGGTACGCGCGTATAAAAAATTCTCTAATAAGGTTTGGAATATCACCCGCTTCATTCTCACCAGCTGTAGCGACTACGACGCGAGCCAAGAGCCTGCCTTGAGCGAGCGTGATTCAGAAATCTTAGCTAACCTAGATGAAGTAGTTGCTGGTGTAACCGCCGATATTGAAGGATATAAAATGTACCTGGCAGCTGAAAACATCTACCACTACATCTGGCACGAACTCGCCGACAAAGTGCTCGAAGAATCAAAAGAAATTATTAACGGCGATGACGCCGCCGCGAAGCAGGCGCGACAGTACGTCCTCATGACAGCGCTCACCTCTTCACTCAAAATGCTGCATCCATTTATGCCGTTTGTGACAGAAGCAATCTGGCAGAACCTTCCAGAGACTGCAAAAGACCGCGACTTGCTCATGGTGGCAAAGTGGCCAGGCAAGTAG
- a CDS encoding threonylcarbamoyl-AMP synthase — protein sequence MKHCLEKALQVVHRRRVSEIILYPTETVYGLGVHAFDAEAWRDLCVLKGRSEAQRASWLVRDMSDIERLAVVAPAARELAQQYLPGPLTLVLQAKDTVPAHCVAADGTVSFRISSDGVAAALIADYMERSGGVPLTCTSANVHGLPPQTTPTEILLQFGDRATMITQVIDGGKRSGQASTVVRCVGEDVSILRQGVIAV from the coding sequence ATGAAACACTGCCTTGAAAAAGCTCTGCAAGTAGTGCATCGTAGAAGGGTGAGTGAAATTATTCTCTATCCGACTGAGACGGTCTATGGACTTGGAGTGCACGCTTTTGATGCTGAAGCATGGCGTGATTTATGCGTGCTCAAAGGGCGCTCGGAAGCACAGCGTGCGAGCTGGCTCGTGCGTGACATGTCGGACATTGAGCGGTTGGCAGTGGTAGCGCCTGCTGCGCGTGAGCTTGCACAGCAGTATTTGCCCGGCCCACTTACCTTAGTGCTTCAGGCAAAAGATACGGTGCCGGCACACTGCGTGGCAGCAGATGGTACGGTGAGTTTTCGGATTTCGTCGGATGGTGTGGCGGCAGCCCTCATCGCGGACTATATGGAAAGGAGTGGTGGGGTGCCGCTTACGTGCACCAGCGCCAACGTGCACGGGCTGCCGCCACAAACCACCCCAACGGAAATCTTGTTGCAATTTGGTGATCGAGCAACAATGATTACGCAGGTAATTGATGGCGGAAAACGAAGTGGCCAGGCTTCAACCGTAGTGCGTTGCGTGGGAGAGGATGTCTCTATACTGCGACAAGGCGTGATTGCGGTGTAG